One window from the genome of Dyadobacter sp. CECT 9275 encodes:
- the pbpC gene encoding penicillin-binding protein 1C — MFKRAALISGGCFLTFLLLDFTFPFRAEVDYSSQILAKDGTVIHTFLSGDDKWRLYADISEITPLLRKTLIHKEDKFFYYHPGINPLAMLRAAALNMVKGRRTSGASTITMQVVRLLEPRKRTYFNKILESFRALQLEFHYSKEEILLMYLNRVPYGGNIEGIKAASLLYFGKLPQLLSLAEIMALTIVPNRPSGLQPGRRNEELIQARNRWLLRFEKANLFDKNVIQDALREPLVIRRLAAPRLAPHFSQRLKKEFPDQKIVRSNLNLHLQRQIEGQVKNYINRLNGMNIHNAAVLVVNNETMAVEAYVGSADFFNPYDGGQVDGIRAVRSPGSTLKPLLYATAFDKGMLTPRSVVYDVPTNFAGYEPENFDQRFNGAVTAGFALSHSLNIPAVRILRDMGTAGLVGQLRKAGFRTVARQEKDLGLSMILGGCGVTLEELTRLFAVFSNKGKFRDLRYIQEHNNVRGSTLISEESSFLLNNILTQVTRPDLPTQFDNTYHLPRIAWKTGTSYGKRDAWSVGYNKKFTVGVWVGNFSGQGVPELSGANTATPLLFSVFNSLDYNSEKGWYTMPQNVALRKVCAVTGDIPSDFCSNQITDYYIMGVSSYQKCRHLKWVYTDKNGEMSYCTYCLPEKDYEKRALPDIAPELVAYYEIQKIPYPKLPPHNPACERVFHEGAPMIISPNDGSEYYIRKDEAPQLQLSCQAQSDAQEVFWYLNDKLFKKAGPQDVVFINPPLGRVKISCSDDKGRNTDIWIDVKRM; from the coding sequence ATTTTCAAGAGGGCCGCCCTGATATCGGGGGGGTGTTTCCTGACCTTTTTACTGCTTGATTTTACTTTTCCTTTTAGGGCTGAGGTTGATTATTCATCCCAGATTCTGGCGAAAGACGGTACTGTCATCCATACCTTTTTAAGCGGGGATGATAAATGGCGGCTTTATGCGGACATCTCTGAGATTACGCCGCTTTTACGCAAAACATTGATACACAAGGAAGACAAGTTCTTTTATTATCATCCTGGTATTAATCCTTTGGCCATGCTGCGGGCAGCAGCGCTTAACATGGTCAAAGGCAGAAGAACTTCTGGGGCGTCTACGATCACGATGCAGGTTGTAAGGCTTCTCGAACCCCGGAAAAGGACATACTTCAATAAGATATTGGAATCATTTCGCGCCCTTCAGCTGGAATTCCATTATTCTAAGGAAGAAATCCTCCTGATGTACCTTAACCGTGTGCCGTATGGAGGTAATATTGAAGGGATTAAGGCGGCTTCTCTTTTGTATTTTGGGAAGTTGCCGCAGCTGCTAAGCCTTGCCGAAATTATGGCGCTTACGATAGTTCCAAACCGCCCGTCTGGGCTACAGCCCGGAAGAAGGAATGAGGAGCTGATCCAGGCCAGGAACAGGTGGCTCCTCAGATTTGAAAAGGCGAACTTGTTTGATAAAAATGTTATTCAGGATGCGTTAAGAGAGCCGTTGGTCATCAGAAGGCTGGCTGCGCCACGGCTTGCCCCGCATTTTTCTCAAAGATTAAAGAAAGAATTTCCGGACCAAAAAATTGTCAGATCAAATCTTAATCTTCATTTACAACGACAGATTGAGGGGCAGGTGAAGAACTACATAAACCGTCTGAACGGCATGAATATCCATAATGCGGCCGTACTGGTAGTGAATAATGAGACCATGGCTGTGGAAGCGTATGTTGGTTCTGCAGATTTTTTTAATCCTTATGACGGGGGGCAGGTGGATGGTATCAGAGCGGTTCGCTCGCCGGGCAGTACCTTGAAGCCATTGTTATATGCAACTGCATTTGATAAAGGAATGCTGACACCCCGAAGTGTTGTTTACGATGTCCCGACAAATTTTGCAGGATATGAGCCTGAAAATTTTGACCAGCGGTTCAACGGGGCGGTTACTGCTGGGTTTGCACTTTCTCATTCGCTTAACATTCCGGCGGTGAGGATTTTGAGGGATATGGGAACGGCTGGTCTGGTGGGGCAGCTCAGGAAAGCGGGTTTCAGGACTGTCGCCCGGCAGGAGAAGGACCTGGGGTTATCCATGATACTCGGAGGCTGCGGCGTTACGCTGGAGGAACTCACCAGATTGTTTGCCGTATTTTCAAATAAAGGCAAATTTCGGGATTTAAGATATATTCAGGAACATAACAATGTGAGAGGAAGTACGCTGATCTCGGAGGAATCATCTTTTCTGCTCAACAATATATTGACACAGGTAACCCGGCCGGATCTTCCGACACAATTTGACAATACCTATCATTTACCGCGAATTGCCTGGAAAACGGGTACCTCTTACGGAAAACGGGACGCCTGGAGTGTGGGTTACAACAAGAAGTTTACAGTAGGAGTGTGGGTTGGCAATTTTTCCGGACAAGGGGTTCCTGAGCTCAGCGGAGCCAATACAGCTACTCCCTTATTGTTCTCGGTATTTAATTCACTGGATTACAATTCAGAAAAGGGGTGGTATACCATGCCGCAGAACGTTGCATTGCGGAAAGTCTGCGCGGTAACAGGGGATATCCCGTCGGATTTCTGCAGCAATCAGATCACCGATTATTATATTATGGGGGTATCGTCCTACCAAAAGTGCCGGCATCTGAAATGGGTATATACGGATAAAAATGGCGAGATGTCTTATTGTACCTATTGCCTTCCCGAAAAGGATTATGAAAAAAGGGCCCTTCCGGATATTGCCCCGGAGCTGGTGGCCTACTATGAAATCCAGAAAATTCCTTATCCGAAGCTACCTCCGCATAACCCCGCCTGTGAACGTGTTTTTCATGAAGGAGCTCCGATGATTATCAGCCCGAATGATGGCAGCGAGTATTATATCCGTAAAGATGAGGCACCTCAGTTGCAGCTGAGCTGCCAGGCTCAAAGTGACGCCCAGGAGGTTTTCTGGTACCTCAACGACAAACTCTTTAAAAAGGCAGGTCCGCAGGATGTTGTATTTATCAACCCGCCACTGGGTAGGGTCAAGATTTCCTGCAGTGACGACAAAGGGCGAAATACCGATATATGGATTGATGTCAAACGGATGTGA
- a CDS encoding 3'-5' exonuclease yields the protein MHTLQLKKPLAFFDLETTGVSIVRDRIVEISVVKALPNGETEIRTRRINPEMPIPLESSLIHGIYDEDVKDCPTFKGIAKNLAAFLEGCDLAGFNSNRFDIPMLVEEFLRVGVEFDLKNRRTVDAQRIYHMMEPRNLSAAYKYYCGKTLLDAHSAEADTIATFEVLQGQIAKYEGVKITDAHGNETEPIKNDVAALHELTASNLIDFAGRMVYNDKGEEVFNFGKHNGKRVADVLKNEPSFFDWMMKGEFPLDTKRKLTEIKLRGLTQR from the coding sequence ATGCATACCCTTCAGCTGAAAAAACCACTGGCTTTTTTTGATCTTGAAACAACCGGCGTCAGCATTGTCCGCGACCGTATCGTTGAGATCTCCGTGGTGAAGGCTTTGCCTAATGGAGAAACGGAAATCAGAACGCGCCGGATCAACCCAGAAATGCCTATTCCGCTGGAAAGCAGCCTGATACACGGTATTTATGATGAAGATGTGAAGGATTGCCCTACTTTTAAAGGTATAGCTAAAAACCTGGCCGCGTTTCTGGAAGGCTGTGACCTGGCAGGGTTTAACAGTAACCGGTTTGACATTCCGATGCTGGTGGAAGAGTTTCTCAGGGTAGGTGTGGAATTTGACCTGAAAAACAGGCGTACAGTGGATGCACAGCGTATTTATCACATGATGGAGCCGCGTAATCTTTCTGCTGCCTACAAGTATTATTGCGGAAAAACACTTCTGGACGCCCACAGCGCAGAAGCAGATACCATCGCAACTTTTGAAGTATTACAGGGGCAGATCGCTAAGTATGAAGGCGTTAAGATTACGGATGCCCACGGGAACGAAACCGAACCGATCAAAAATGATGTAGCTGCCCTGCATGAACTTACCGCTTCCAACCTCATAGATTTTGCGGGACGGATGGTTTATAACGATAAAGGTGAAGAAGTTTTTAATTTTGGCAAGCATAACGGCAAGCGTGTGGCGGATGTACTAAAAAACGAACCATCCTTTTTCGACTGGATGATGAAGGGAGAATTTCCACTGGACACCAAAAGAAAGCTTACCGAGATAAAATTACGAGGTTTGACTCAGCGCTAA
- the glpK gene encoding glycerol kinase GlpK, translating to MSRFIAAIDQGTTSTRCILFNPQGNIVSVAQKEHEQIYPQPGWVEHNPDEIWKNTQEVVALARIQASANASDIAAIGITNQRETTVVWNRKTGKPYYNALVWQDTRTTDFVATYEKDRRINEFRAITGLPVSTYFSSLKLKWLLSNVKGLRADAEKGDALFGNMDTFLIWHLTGGAQGGIHVTDVSNASRTQLMNLRSLQWDEKMLKEFDIPAVMLPAIKSSSEIYGYVTSEVIPGVPVAGDLGDQHAALVGQTCFEPGMAKNTYGTGCFLVMNTGNEIKLSENGLLTTMAYQFGNQPAKYALEGSVAVTGALVQWVRDNLGLIRKSSDIEKLAKTVEDNGGAYFVPAFSGLYAPYWRNDARGVIAGLTRYVNKGHIARAVLEATAYQTTDVVKAMEQDSGIELSSLRVDGGMVANQLLMQFQSDILNRQVVSPAVAETTALGAAYAAGLAVGYWKNTEELKQNWAIAHTWNPAMEEHKRSGLYQGWQKAVTKSFGWME from the coding sequence ATGTCTAGATTTATCGCCGCCATCGACCAGGGAACAACCAGCACCCGCTGCATACTTTTTAATCCCCAGGGAAATATTGTTTCAGTAGCACAGAAAGAACATGAACAAATTTACCCCCAACCCGGCTGGGTAGAGCACAATCCCGACGAAATCTGGAAAAATACGCAGGAGGTGGTTGCGCTGGCAAGGATACAGGCTTCGGCCAACGCTTCGGATATTGCAGCCATCGGCATTACCAATCAGCGTGAAACCACCGTTGTATGGAACCGTAAAACCGGTAAGCCTTATTACAATGCACTGGTATGGCAGGATACACGTACGACAGATTTCGTAGCTACTTACGAAAAAGATCGTAGAATCAATGAATTCAGGGCTATTACCGGGTTGCCCGTCTCTACCTATTTCAGTAGCCTCAAACTTAAATGGCTGTTATCCAACGTAAAAGGGCTTCGTGCCGACGCGGAAAAAGGAGATGCGCTGTTCGGAAATATGGATACCTTCCTGATATGGCATCTTACAGGTGGAGCGCAGGGCGGCATACACGTTACCGATGTGAGCAATGCGAGCAGGACCCAGTTAATGAATCTCCGAAGCCTTCAATGGGATGAAAAAATGCTTAAGGAATTTGATATCCCCGCCGTTATGCTGCCTGCAATTAAAAGCAGCAGCGAGATTTATGGTTATGTTACCAGCGAAGTGATCCCGGGTGTTCCGGTAGCTGGAGACCTGGGAGATCAGCATGCAGCCCTGGTAGGTCAAACCTGTTTTGAACCGGGGATGGCCAAAAATACTTACGGTACAGGCTGTTTCCTGGTAATGAACACCGGTAATGAAATCAAACTATCGGAAAACGGATTACTTACAACCATGGCTTATCAGTTTGGCAATCAGCCCGCTAAGTACGCGCTGGAAGGAAGTGTAGCTGTAACAGGTGCATTGGTACAGTGGGTACGCGATAATTTAGGATTGATCCGAAAAAGCAGTGATATAGAAAAGCTGGCCAAAACCGTGGAAGATAACGGAGGTGCTTACTTCGTGCCAGCGTTTTCGGGGCTTTATGCTCCGTACTGGCGAAATGATGCCCGGGGCGTAATTGCCGGATTAACCCGTTATGTTAACAAAGGGCATATCGCCCGTGCCGTACTTGAGGCTACCGCCTACCAGACTACCGACGTGGTGAAGGCAATGGAACAAGACTCAGGAATAGAACTTTCATCTCTGCGTGTGGACGGCGGCATGGTGGCCAATCAGTTGCTGATGCAGTTCCAGTCCGACATCCTGAACCGGCAGGTGGTCTCCCCAGCCGTGGCCGAAACCACCGCCCTGGGTGCAGCCTATGCTGCTGGCCTTGCCGTGGGCTACTGGAAAAACACTGAAGAACTCAAACAGAACTGGGCCATTGCCCATACCTGGAATCCCGCCATGGAAGAGCATAAAAGATCTGGGCTGTACCAGGGATGGCAAAAAGCGGTTACAAAATCTTTCGGCTGGATGGAATAG
- the nuoK gene encoding NADH-quinone oxidoreductase subunit NuoK — MFPNPNLSPVVIPEVIQSIPLQSYLILSTLLFVIGIIGVLTRRNAIIIFMSVELMLNAANLLLIAFSSYRSDPSGQVFVFFIMAVAAAEVAVGLAIIVMIYRNTRNTDIGFLNKLKW, encoded by the coding sequence ATGTTCCCGAACCCCAATTTGTCACCAGTCGTCATACCGGAGGTTATTCAAAGTATCCCGTTGCAGAGTTACCTCATTCTGAGCACCTTACTTTTTGTAATTGGAATAATCGGTGTACTTACCAGAAGAAATGCCATTATTATCTTTATGTCGGTGGAGCTGATGCTGAACGCGGCCAACCTGTTGCTCATCGCCTTTTCATCCTATCGTTCGGATCCTTCCGGCCAGGTTTTCGTATTTTTTATCATGGCTGTGGCTGCAGCAGAGGTTGCGGTAGGCCTGGCTATTATTGTTATGATCTATCGAAATACAAGAAATACAGATATCGGTTTCCTGAACAAGTTAAAGTGGTAA
- the nuoL gene encoding NADH-quinone oxidoreductase subunit L has translation MSASLLILIPLLPLAGFLINGIGFTHVPKGLAGIIGSLAAIGSFVLSVLTFNAFLAGGSEPSVIPLFDWISVGTLNIPFSFQIDQLSLLMLMIITGVGSLIHIYSFGYMHHDGGFGKFFAYLNLFLFFMLLLVLGSNYVIMFIGWEGVGLCSYLLIGFWNKNTNYNNAARKAFIMNRVGDLGFLLGIFTIIATFGSVEYLDVFRQATGFKVGDPVTVTITLFLFVGAMGKSAQIPLYTWLPDAMAGPTPVSALIHAATMVTAGIYMVIRSNVLYSLAPSTLEIVGIIGGATAIFAASIGLLQNDIKKVLAYSTVSQLGYMFMGLGAMAYSASMFHVITHAFFKALLFLGAGSVIHAMSDEQDIRYMGGLRKKLPITFLTFLIATIAISGIPPFAGFFSKDEILAHVFEHNKILWVIGVIGSLMTSFYMFRLLFLTFFGTFRGTHEQEHHLHESPASMTIPLILLAVLSAAGGLIGVPEALHGTHQLATFMSPLYDAARQVNPAAFAGTSLSHSEEYMLMAVSVGVALISAIAAYVMYVSKASVPAPDTTEKSGLQKLIYNKYYVDELYDTVFVKPVKMLSNILYSAGEFVIDLFVYAAVKLVNLLSGLLKKTQTGSVGDYVFAMVLGIVALLFWKLLL, from the coding sequence ATGTCTGCATCATTACTTATTCTGATTCCCCTACTGCCTCTTGCAGGCTTTTTGATCAATGGAATCGGCTTTACCCATGTACCGAAAGGACTGGCAGGAATTATTGGCTCACTGGCCGCAATCGGAAGTTTTGTTTTATCAGTACTTACTTTTAATGCATTTCTGGCGGGAGGTAGTGAGCCTTCTGTTATCCCGCTTTTTGACTGGATCAGTGTGGGCACGCTCAATATCCCTTTCTCTTTCCAGATCGACCAGCTTTCACTTCTGATGCTGATGATCATCACTGGAGTAGGTTCCCTGATCCACATTTATTCTTTTGGTTATATGCACCATGATGGAGGTTTCGGTAAGTTTTTTGCTTATCTCAACCTCTTTTTGTTTTTCATGCTGCTGCTGGTGCTGGGCTCCAATTATGTCATTATGTTCATTGGCTGGGAAGGCGTTGGGTTATGCTCTTACCTGCTGATCGGATTTTGGAATAAAAACACAAACTATAACAACGCGGCCCGTAAGGCGTTCATTATGAACCGTGTGGGCGACCTTGGTTTTTTACTTGGTATCTTCACCATCATTGCTACCTTCGGCTCGGTTGAATATCTGGATGTCTTCCGGCAGGCAACGGGATTTAAAGTGGGGGATCCGGTTACCGTTACCATCACCCTGTTTCTTTTTGTAGGAGCAATGGGTAAATCGGCCCAGATACCCCTCTACACCTGGCTGCCCGACGCCATGGCCGGCCCAACGCCTGTCTCAGCGCTGATCCACGCTGCTACAATGGTTACTGCGGGTATTTACATGGTAATCAGGTCCAATGTCCTGTACTCTCTTGCTCCTTCTACGCTGGAAATTGTTGGAATAATCGGGGGTGCCACAGCCATTTTTGCGGCATCCATAGGACTTCTTCAAAATGACATCAAAAAAGTTCTTGCGTATTCAACCGTCAGTCAGCTGGGTTATATGTTCATGGGGCTTGGAGCCATGGCCTACTCTGCCTCTATGTTCCATGTCATTACACATGCCTTTTTCAAAGCTTTGCTCTTCCTTGGTGCGGGTAGCGTTATCCATGCCATGTCAGACGAGCAGGACATACGGTATATGGGTGGACTCAGAAAAAAACTACCCATCACTTTTCTGACATTCCTCATTGCAACAATTGCAATTTCCGGAATTCCTCCATTTGCAGGATTTTTCTCGAAAGATGAAATTCTGGCGCACGTTTTCGAACATAACAAAATATTGTGGGTGATTGGGGTGATTGGCTCACTGATGACTTCATTCTATATGTTCCGGTTGCTTTTCCTTACGTTTTTCGGGACATTCAGAGGTACTCATGAGCAGGAACATCACCTGCATGAATCACCGGCTTCCATGACCATCCCCCTGATTCTTTTGGCCGTTCTTTCGGCAGCAGGTGGATTAATCGGTGTACCCGAAGCCCTTCACGGCACACACCAGCTTGCTACCTTTATGAGTCCGTTATACGATGCCGCACGGCAGGTCAATCCGGCTGCATTTGCGGGAACCAGCCTTTCTCATTCCGAAGAATACATGCTCATGGCAGTCTCGGTAGGTGTTGCACTTATCTCGGCCATTGCAGCTTACGTCATGTATGTGTCCAAAGCCTCAGTACCTGCTCCGGACACAACGGAAAAATCAGGTTTACAGAAACTGATTTACAACAAATATTATGTGGACGAACTCTATGATACTGTTTTTGTAAAACCCGTTAAAATGCTTTCCAATATCTTGTACAGTGCAGGAGAGTTTGTCATCGACCTGTTTGTTTACGCAGCTGTAAAACTGGTTAATCTGCTTTCCGGATTGCTGAAGAAAACACAAACGGGATCTGTGGGAGATTATGTATTTGCTATGGTGCTGGGGATTGTTGCACTTTTGTTCTGGAAACTTTTGCTCTGA
- the cysS gene encoding cysteine--tRNA ligase produces the protein MAEITYQPLRIFNTLTRKKDLFEPIAAPYVGMYVCGPTVYNNVHLGNIRTFLSFDILFRYLTHIGYKVRYVRNITDVGHLVGDGEEGEDKIGKMAKLQKLEPMEIVQRYTNDFHDVTAIFNLLPPSIEPTATGHLIEQIEAVAALIDKGLAYEANGSVYFDIIKYNEGGNSYGKLSGRVIEDLLNETRELDGQAEKRNPLDFALWKKASPEHIMQWDSPWSRGFPGWHLECTCMSSKYLGKQFDIHGGGMDLKFPHHECEIAQGKALTDTEPVRYWMHTNMLTVNGQKMSKSLNNSFLPAELFSGNHELLDQAYSPMTVRFFMLQSQYRSTLDFSNDALKAAHKGYKKLANGLRIAKMLTYLHEEDIPTDERKKSDVEKTIEGFYAAMNDDLNTAVAIANMFNLLKYINMLNAGQLKSAALGEAVFTSLIENFIIFFEEVLGLKEEPAEGQAILDGMLNLYREYKLVRNYEKVDEIRSYFKNQGLVIRDTKDRIDWAYEE, from the coding sequence ATGGCCGAAATTACCTACCAGCCTCTCCGAATTTTTAATACACTTACCCGCAAAAAGGACCTTTTCGAGCCGATAGCGGCTCCTTATGTGGGTATGTATGTTTGCGGGCCGACAGTTTACAACAATGTCCATCTGGGCAATATCAGAACTTTCCTGTCTTTTGACATCCTGTTCCGGTATCTGACACACATCGGTTACAAGGTAAGGTATGTCAGAAATATTACAGACGTGGGCCATTTGGTGGGAGATGGTGAAGAAGGCGAGGATAAGATCGGAAAGATGGCCAAGCTGCAAAAGCTGGAGCCAATGGAAATTGTACAAAGGTATACCAATGATTTTCATGATGTTACAGCCATTTTTAATCTTCTTCCCCCCAGTATTGAACCTACTGCCACAGGGCATCTTATTGAACAGATCGAAGCGGTGGCAGCTCTGATTGACAAGGGGCTGGCCTACGAGGCCAACGGTTCTGTTTACTTTGATATCATCAAATACAACGAAGGTGGTAATAGTTACGGAAAGCTTTCGGGCAGGGTTATTGAAGATTTGCTGAACGAAACCCGCGAGCTGGACGGCCAGGCAGAAAAACGGAACCCGCTCGACTTTGCACTCTGGAAAAAAGCAAGCCCGGAACATATCATGCAGTGGGACTCGCCCTGGAGCCGTGGTTTCCCTGGCTGGCACCTGGAATGTACCTGCATGAGCTCCAAGTATCTGGGCAAACAGTTTGATATTCACGGTGGCGGCATGGATCTCAAATTTCCACACCACGAATGTGAAATCGCTCAGGGAAAAGCGCTTACTGATACTGAGCCGGTCAGGTATTGGATGCATACCAACATGCTGACAGTGAACGGGCAGAAAATGTCCAAATCACTTAATAACTCCTTTCTTCCTGCGGAACTGTTTTCCGGAAATCATGAATTGCTCGACCAGGCGTACAGCCCCATGACGGTCCGGTTTTTCATGCTGCAGAGCCAGTACCGGAGTACGCTCGATTTTTCCAACGATGCGCTGAAAGCTGCGCATAAGGGATATAAAAAACTGGCGAACGGATTACGCATTGCCAAAATGCTGACATACCTGCACGAAGAAGACATTCCAACCGATGAGCGAAAAAAATCGGATGTAGAGAAAACAATCGAAGGGTTTTATGCCGCCATGAATGATGACCTGAATACGGCGGTAGCCATAGCGAACATGTTCAACCTGCTGAAGTACATTAATATGCTCAACGCAGGCCAGTTGAAGTCAGCAGCGCTGGGGGAAGCAGTATTTACCTCTCTTATTGAGAATTTCATCATTTTCTTTGAAGAGGTATTGGGCCTGAAAGAAGAACCCGCAGAAGGACAGGCGATCCTGGATGGCATGCTCAATTTATATCGTGAATATAAATTGGTACGTAACTACGAAAAAGTGGATGAGATTCGTTCTTACTTCAAAAACCAGGGCCTGGTAATCCGCGATACCAAAGATCGTATCGACTGGGCGTATGAGGAATAA
- a CDS encoding M28 family peptidase, which translates to MPFRFNLLPAGKISAILFLSLLAIQGCNNSTSSEQTSEQQAPKLVPAPAFNADSAYHFVKQQVNFGPRVPNTAAHKACGDYLVATLRKFGFQVTEQTFVATTFDGKKLNARNIIGSYNPQEPKRILLASHWDSRPFSDQDSTVKTKPVPAANDGASGVGVLLEIARVISTQAQKPGVGVDIIFFDAEDWGNSSEATDEYSGFCLGSQHWAANKHVPNYTAYFGVLLDMVGAKGATFQKEGYSVQMADEVVREIWGLASRLGYSNYFIDQRGAAITDDHLPVNKVARIPMVDIIHTQQNNLSHTFFDQWHTSQDTMEHIDPKTLKAVGQTLVQVLYQEGQPEPGM; encoded by the coding sequence ATGCCATTTCGTTTTAATTTATTACCTGCCGGAAAAATATCCGCCATTTTATTTCTTTCGTTGCTGGCAATCCAAGGTTGCAACAACTCAACGAGTTCGGAGCAAACCAGCGAACAGCAAGCCCCTAAACTGGTTCCGGCACCCGCGTTCAACGCAGATTCGGCTTATCATTTTGTAAAACAACAGGTAAATTTCGGTCCACGGGTCCCCAACACTGCTGCTCATAAGGCCTGCGGGGATTATCTTGTGGCCACACTCCGGAAATTTGGATTCCAGGTTACCGAACAGACCTTTGTAGCCACAACTTTTGACGGCAAAAAACTGAATGCCAGAAATATTATCGGAAGCTATAATCCACAGGAACCCAAACGCATTTTGTTAGCCTCTCATTGGGATTCCCGCCCTTTTTCCGACCAGGACTCTACCGTTAAAACCAAGCCCGTTCCGGCAGCAAACGATGGGGCCAGCGGGGTAGGCGTCTTGCTTGAGATAGCACGGGTTATTTCAACCCAGGCCCAGAAACCCGGCGTTGGCGTGGATATCATTTTTTTCGACGCCGAAGACTGGGGCAACTCTTCCGAAGCTACGGATGAGTACAGTGGATTTTGCCTTGGATCCCAGCATTGGGCGGCTAACAAACATGTGCCCAACTATACCGCTTATTTTGGTGTGTTACTGGATATGGTCGGGGCAAAAGGTGCAACCTTCCAGAAAGAAGGATATTCCGTTCAGATGGCGGACGAAGTGGTACGGGAAATCTGGGGCCTTGCAAGCCGGTTGGGGTACAGCAATTATTTCATCGATCAGCGCGGTGCAGCCATTACGGATGATCACCTTCCGGTGAACAAAGTGGCCCGCATTCCCATGGTGGATATTATTCATACACAGCAGAATAACCTGTCCCATACTTTCTTTGACCAATGGCATACCAGCCAGGATACCATGGAACACATTGATCCCAAAACCTTGAAGGCGGTTGGGCAAACGCTGGTTCAGGTGTTATACCAGGAAGGACAGCCGGAGCCCGGTATGTGA
- a CDS encoding DUF192 domain-containing protein: MKNRQSLFAYILLAVFIIGGLAYFFAPFPPGKKAVDAVSSTPPSTAGFVKEGEIVFLRNGQKIKKIDVEIAENEAEQSKGLMYRPYLPDSAGMLFIFNDSAPRNFWMKNTIIPLDIMYVDAGKKIISIAKNTKPYSEESVPSLGNAQYVVEVNAGFSERHDIKTGDAISF, translated from the coding sequence ATGAAGAACAGACAGTCTTTGTTTGCCTACATCCTGCTCGCTGTTTTTATCATTGGCGGGCTGGCTTATTTTTTTGCGCCTTTTCCTCCAGGAAAAAAAGCTGTGGATGCTGTTTCTTCGACACCTCCCTCCACAGCAGGGTTTGTTAAAGAAGGGGAAATTGTTTTTTTGCGTAACGGACAGAAGATCAAAAAGATCGATGTAGAGATTGCCGAAAATGAGGCCGAACAAAGCAAAGGTTTGATGTACCGCCCCTATCTGCCCGATTCAGCAGGAATGCTCTTTATATTTAACGATTCTGCTCCCAGAAATTTTTGGATGAAAAACACGATTATACCGCTGGATATCATGTATGTTGATGCAGGCAAAAAAATTATTTCAATTGCTAAAAATACCAAGCCCTATTCCGAAGAAAGCGTTCCGTCACTTGGAAATGCCCAGTATGTGGTGGAGGTTAATGCCGGATTTAGTGAACGTCACGATATAAAAACAGGAGATGCCATTTCGTTTTAA
- a CDS encoding DUF5618 family protein encodes MEAIIEARRHIDNANGFLRNNAHKEDGLYRDRKYVKIAGHTAYTGILLALNEILILERKKTRKSVEWYQQELSRLDKKINSRFATAYQILHLDMGYDGTRSAKLAQLGIEEAEKIIVWVENRLSQSRT; translated from the coding sequence ATGGAAGCGATCATTGAAGCCAGGCGGCATATTGATAACGCAAATGGATTTCTGCGTAATAATGCCCATAAAGAAGATGGCTTATACCGAGATCGCAAATATGTGAAGATAGCCGGTCATACGGCCTATACGGGAATCCTTCTTGCGCTTAATGAAATACTAATTCTTGAAAGGAAGAAAACAAGAAAAAGTGTGGAATGGTACCAGCAGGAACTGTCGAGGCTGGATAAAAAGATAAATTCCAGGTTTGCGACTGCTTATCAGATCCTGCACCTGGATATGGGTTATGACGGAACGAGAAGTGCCAAATTAGCGCAGCTGGGAATAGAAGAAGCTGAAAAAATAATAGTCTGGGTTGAAAACAGATTATCTCAATCCAGAACCTGA